A genomic region of Candidatus Marimicrobium litorale contains the following coding sequences:
- the ptsP gene encoding phosphoenolpyruvate--protein phosphotransferase, whose translation MLETLRHIVQEVNAARGLEEALDIIVRRVQDAMQTQVCSVYLQDGNNDRLIFRATQGLNQALVDEASLPVGEGLVGLVAARGEPVNLEEAEKHPSFRFLPGIGEEQFHAFLGVPIIHQRGVVGVLVVQQAERRRFDESDEAFLVTLSAQLAGVIAHAQVTGVLESRVLTGAVPAKITGVPGAQGVAIGTAVVVSPGADLYAVPPREVKDRRKQVRAFREALEAVRKDIQVVADNLGAELSPEDHALFDVYLSILDDSTIGAEVVGLIKGGQWAQGALSQVMIEHIRHFERMEHSYLKERAVDVRDLGTRVLTYLQAANQEPRAYPDRAILVGEELTATSLGEIPREKLAGLISVSGSGNSHVAILARAMGVPTVMGAVDLPYARLQDRELIIDGYNGTVHLNPLPEIKQRFQEVLDQDAALSKDLESLRDQPCVTVDGHRMPLWVNTGLMADVTRSLEQGAEGVGLYRTEVPFLLRDRFPSEEEQRQIYREQLEAFAPKPVTMRTLDIGGDKSLPYFPIEEDNPFLGWRGIRVTLDHPEIFLAQVRAMLKANEGLWNLRIMLPMVSNTAEVDEALALIHRSHEELQQEGLTGRLPPVGVMIEVPAAVSQARLMARRVDFLSVGSNDLTQYLLAVDRNNPQVAGLYHSLHPAVIHALEFVSDASRAEGVPIGICGELAGDPGAAVLLLGMGYDVLSMNATSLPRVKNALRNVTVKEAERLLAEVKEMESAKHISGRLDRFLAEHGMEKFIHNPVA comes from the coding sequence ATGCTTGAAACATTGCGTCATATTGTGCAGGAGGTAAATGCTGCCAGGGGCCTTGAAGAGGCTCTCGATATTATCGTGCGGCGGGTGCAAGACGCTATGCAAACGCAGGTGTGCAGCGTTTATCTGCAGGACGGCAACAACGACCGATTGATCTTTCGTGCTACCCAGGGACTCAATCAGGCACTGGTGGATGAGGCGAGCCTGCCCGTGGGTGAGGGCCTGGTTGGCCTGGTCGCGGCGCGCGGCGAACCGGTCAATCTGGAAGAAGCCGAAAAGCATCCCAGCTTCCGTTTTCTTCCCGGGATTGGCGAAGAACAGTTCCACGCCTTTCTCGGAGTGCCCATCATTCACCAGCGTGGTGTCGTGGGCGTGCTGGTAGTGCAGCAAGCTGAACGTCGCCGATTTGACGAGAGTGATGAGGCCTTTCTTGTCACTCTTTCGGCGCAGCTGGCCGGCGTTATCGCACACGCGCAGGTCACCGGGGTATTGGAATCCCGTGTTCTTACCGGGGCCGTGCCGGCCAAGATTACCGGCGTGCCAGGCGCTCAGGGAGTCGCCATCGGTACCGCGGTGGTGGTGTCCCCGGGGGCTGATCTCTACGCCGTGCCGCCGCGAGAAGTGAAGGACAGGCGCAAGCAGGTGCGGGCATTCCGCGAGGCCCTCGAGGCAGTGCGTAAGGATATTCAGGTGGTAGCGGATAACCTGGGAGCGGAATTGAGCCCGGAGGATCACGCACTTTTTGATGTTTACCTGAGCATTCTTGACGATTCCACTATAGGGGCAGAAGTGGTGGGGCTGATCAAGGGAGGGCAGTGGGCCCAGGGTGCCCTGAGTCAGGTGATGATCGAGCACATTCGCCATTTTGAGCGCATGGAGCACAGTTATCTGAAAGAACGCGCTGTAGATGTTAGGGATCTAGGTACGCGAGTACTTACTTACTTGCAGGCTGCAAACCAGGAACCGCGCGCATACCCGGACCGGGCTATCCTCGTAGGGGAAGAATTGACCGCGACCTCCCTGGGAGAGATCCCCCGGGAGAAACTTGCCGGTTTGATCTCAGTCAGTGGTTCGGGCAACTCCCACGTGGCGATACTCGCTCGGGCGATGGGCGTTCCCACGGTGATGGGCGCCGTCGATTTGCCCTATGCCCGGCTGCAGGACCGTGAGCTGATCATCGACGGCTATAACGGCACAGTGCACCTCAACCCACTGCCCGAAATAAAGCAACGCTTCCAGGAGGTGCTGGACCAGGACGCGGCTCTGAGCAAAGACCTCGAGTCTCTCAGAGATCAACCGTGCGTGACTGTCGACGGCCACCGGATGCCGCTGTGGGTCAACACGGGGCTAATGGCCGATGTAACCCGCTCGCTGGAGCAAGGCGCGGAGGGGGTTGGCCTTTATCGCACCGAGGTGCCCTTCCTGCTGCGCGATCGCTTTCCCAGCGAAGAGGAGCAACGCCAGATTTATCGGGAGCAGTTGGAGGCCTTCGCACCCAAGCCGGTTACCATGCGCACGCTTGATATTGGCGGCGACAAATCCTTACCCTATTTCCCCATCGAGGAGGACAACCCTTTTCTCGGCTGGCGCGGTATCCGGGTGACACTGGACCACCCTGAAATCTTTCTGGCGCAGGTGCGTGCCATGCTCAAGGCTAACGAGGGCCTGTGGAATCTGCGGATCATGCTCCCCATGGTCAGTAATACTGCTGAAGTGGACGAGGCGCTTGCGCTTATCCATCGCAGCCACGAGGAGCTGCAGCAGGAGGGGCTGACCGGTCGGCTGCCGCCGGTCGGGGTCATGATTGAGGTGCCGGCAGCCGTTTCGCAAGCTCGGCTTATGGCTAGGCGTGTGGACTTCCTCTCGGTCGGCAGTAACGACCTCACCCAGTACCTGCTCGCGGTGGATCGTAATAACCCGCAGGTCGCCGGGCTTTACCACAGCCTGCATCCCGCGGTGATACATGCCCTGGAATTTGTGTCAGACGCCAGCCGGGCGGAGGGTGTGCCCATCGGGATATGTGGCGAGTTAGCGGGTGACCCGGGTGCCGCGGTGCTGTTATTAGGCATGGGTTATGACGTCTTGTCGATGAACGCTACTAGCCTCCCGAGGGTAAAAAACGCCCTGCGTAACGTGACGGTCAAGGAAGCGGAGCGCCTGCTGGCCGAGGTCAAGGAAATGGAAAGTGCCAAGCATATCAGCGGGCGGCTGGATCGCTTTCTCGCGGAGCATGGTATGGAGAAGTTTATCCACAACCCGGTGGCTTGA
- a CDS encoding RNA pyrophosphohydrolase: MIDLDGFRPNVGIMLANDRGQLLWARRVGGHNAWQFPQGGISAGESPKQALFRELHEEVGLARDAVEILGSTRGWLRYRLPKRFVRDGQKPVCIGQKQKWFLLRMLEEDAAVQLDQNEKPEFDHWRWVSYWYPLDQIIPFKREVYRRAMKDLAAPLARHTNRFQGD; the protein is encoded by the coding sequence GTGATTGATTTAGACGGCTTCCGACCGAACGTGGGCATTATGCTGGCCAATGACCGGGGCCAGTTGTTGTGGGCCCGTCGCGTTGGAGGCCACAATGCCTGGCAGTTTCCCCAGGGTGGCATTAGCGCGGGCGAATCGCCGAAGCAGGCACTTTTTCGCGAGTTGCACGAAGAAGTGGGTCTGGCGCGTGACGCAGTAGAGATTCTCGGTTCTACTCGTGGTTGGCTGCGCTACCGGTTGCCTAAACGCTTTGTCCGCGATGGCCAGAAGCCGGTGTGCATCGGGCAGAAGCAAAAGTGGTTCCTGCTGCGTATGCTGGAGGAGGATGCCGCTGTGCAACTGGACCAAAACGAAAAGCCCGAGTTCGATCACTGGCGCTGGGTGAGCTATTGGTATCCCCTTGATCAGATTATTCCTTTTAAGCGCGAGGTTTACCGCAGGGCGATGAAAGACCTGGCTGCTCCACTGGCACGACACACCAACCGGTTTCAGGGTGATTGA
- a CDS encoding HAD family hydrolase — protein MALAIFDLDNTLIGGDSDHLWAQYVCDNGLVHNTDFAQRGDRFYADYEAGSLDIDAYLRFALSPLIDQPPDVLTAWHAGFMQNVIQPIMLPAATKLVAHHRDRGHELLIITATNRFITAPIATALGIEHLIACEGEIVGGRYTGEPAGIPSFQAGKVTRLHQWLEGRDTNLAGAYFYSDSHNDLALLELVDHPVAVDPDATLRAQAEARGWPVISLR, from the coding sequence GTGGCACTGGCAATATTTGACCTCGACAACACCCTGATCGGCGGCGACAGCGACCATCTTTGGGCACAATACGTCTGCGATAACGGTCTTGTCCACAACACGGATTTTGCTCAGCGCGGCGATCGATTCTACGCCGATTACGAGGCGGGCAGCCTCGATATCGATGCCTACCTGCGCTTCGCGCTGAGCCCCCTGATTGACCAGCCGCCCGATGTACTCACCGCCTGGCACGCGGGCTTTATGCAGAACGTGATCCAGCCCATTATGCTGCCGGCCGCGACGAAGCTGGTGGCCCATCATCGAGATCGGGGTCACGAACTACTGATCATTACCGCGACCAACCGGTTTATCACCGCTCCCATCGCGACAGCATTGGGCATAGAGCATCTTATCGCCTGCGAGGGAGAGATAGTGGGTGGCCGGTACACAGGAGAGCCCGCTGGAATCCCCTCCTTTCAGGCGGGCAAAGTCACACGCCTGCACCAGTGGCTTGAGGGCCGCGACACCAACCTCGCAGGCGCCTACTTCTACAGCGATTCTCACAACGATCTCGCTCTGCTGGAGCTGGTTGATCATCCTGTGGCCGTAGACCCGGACGCCACTCTGCGGGCGCAGGCAGAAGCGCGCGGCTGGCCGGTGATCTCACTGCGCTGA
- a CDS encoding class I SAM-dependent rRNA methyltransferase: MIDLFLRKGAERRLRGGHLWVYSNEVDSKRSNLGDFEAGDLVVVRGSDGRLQGSAYMEPQSLICARLYSPHVEQAMNAEWFEQRLATALAVREAAFDQPYYRLVYGDSDGMPGLVVDRFGDYLVAQLHNAGLERYSELLQEALLSVLQPAGILLRTDSRARREQGLSTGSEVIYGEVPEEVSLQENGTKFLAPVHAGQKTGWFYDHRMSRARLAHWVSGKAVLDVYSYIGGWGVQAANAGAVSVCCLDSSATALEGVMKNAHLNDVGERVTTRKGSAPEQMAALHEEGARFDVIVLDPPAFIQRKKDLKKGINAYRRINELALRLLKPGGLLVSASCSMHLQRSDLILALQQAAVRAACGVRIVEQGGQGPDHPVHPAIAETEYLKSLFALKIEA, encoded by the coding sequence ATGATTGATTTATTCCTGCGCAAGGGTGCCGAGCGTCGTTTGCGCGGGGGTCATCTGTGGGTCTATTCCAACGAAGTTGACAGCAAGCGCTCAAATCTCGGTGATTTCGAGGCGGGTGATCTCGTGGTCGTGCGTGGCTCGGACGGGCGCCTTCAGGGAAGCGCGTATATGGAGCCCCAATCGCTGATCTGTGCCCGGCTTTACTCACCGCATGTCGAACAAGCCATGAATGCCGAATGGTTCGAGCAGCGGTTGGCGACAGCGCTGGCCGTCCGGGAGGCCGCTTTCGACCAACCATACTATCGCCTGGTCTACGGTGACAGCGACGGTATGCCCGGTCTCGTTGTGGACCGCTTTGGCGATTACCTTGTTGCCCAGTTGCATAACGCGGGTCTTGAGCGTTACAGCGAGCTGTTGCAGGAGGCCCTGCTCTCGGTGCTGCAGCCAGCGGGTATTCTGCTGCGGACCGATAGCCGCGCCCGGCGCGAGCAGGGCTTGTCAACGGGCAGTGAGGTGATTTACGGCGAGGTGCCCGAGGAGGTGTCGCTTCAGGAAAACGGCACGAAGTTCCTGGCACCGGTCCATGCCGGACAGAAAACCGGTTGGTTTTACGATCATCGCATGTCACGTGCGCGACTCGCGCACTGGGTATCGGGCAAAGCGGTGCTGGACGTCTACAGCTACATCGGCGGGTGGGGGGTGCAGGCCGCTAACGCCGGTGCCGTGTCGGTGTGTTGCCTCGACAGTTCCGCCACCGCACTGGAAGGCGTTATGAAGAACGCACACCTGAATGATGTCGGTGAGCGAGTAACGACCCGCAAAGGCTCGGCGCCGGAGCAAATGGCCGCGTTACACGAGGAGGGCGCGCGCTTTGATGTGATTGTTCTCGATCCCCCCGCGTTTATTCAGCGCAAGAAGGATTTAAAAAAAGGCATCAACGCCTATCGCCGCATTAATGAGCTGGCTCTGCGTCTGTTAAAGCCGGGCGGCCTGCTGGTTTCGGCTTCTTGCTCTATGCATTTGCAGCGCTCTGACCTGATTCTCGCGCTGCAACAAGCCGCGGTGCGAGCCGCCTGCGGCGTTCGCATTGTGGAGCAAGGTGGCCAGGGGCCGGACCACCCCGTGCATCCTGCGATAGCGGAGACGGAATATCTAAAATCCCTTTTCGCGCTTAAGATAGAGGCCTGA
- the gcvH gene encoding glycine cleavage system protein GcvH — translation MSQTPSELKYASTHEWARLEEDGSVTIGITDHAQSALGDVVFVELPEVGVALAAGDEAGVVESVKAASDIYAPLAGEVIAINPSLENDPETVNGDPYNDGWFYKLRPADAAEIDALLSAEDYQLQCAEE, via the coding sequence ATGAGCCAGACGCCCAGTGAACTCAAATATGCCAGCACTCACGAATGGGCCCGTTTGGAAGAGGACGGCTCCGTCACGATAGGCATTACTGACCACGCCCAGAGCGCACTGGGCGATGTTGTTTTCGTTGAGTTGCCTGAAGTCGGTGTGGCTCTGGCTGCCGGCGACGAGGCCGGGGTGGTGGAGTCGGTAAAGGCCGCTTCCGATATCTACGCGCCGCTGGCGGGCGAGGTGATCGCCATTAATCCGAGTCTCGAGAATGACCCCGAAACCGTCAACGGCGATCCCTATAACGACGGATGGTTTTACAAGCTGCGGCCGGCCGATGCTGCGGAAATCGACGCTCTCCTGTCCGCTGAGGACTACCAGCTGCAATGTGCCGAGGAATAG
- a CDS encoding UbiH/UbiF/VisC/COQ6 family ubiquinone biosynthesis hydroxylase — protein sequence MVEPGYYDVVIVGAGIAGSALAVALSGEGLSIALVEAQPLTRTPLPTGLALDSFDPRVSALTPRSQALLDNLGAWDVIVDYRSCRYRHMTVWDAEGTGQVEFDCADVDAEQLGYIVENRAIVDALVAQIETAGDVSVLSPARLQACNRQASGRMVLSMEDGMSLQAGLIVAADGAQSRVREMMNFRLREWDYGHHGIVCTVQLEKSHEETAWQRFLPSGPLALLPLPSTAEQHFCSIVWSLQDEHVDTIMALDDKAFCRTLQQASEMRLGKVTGCTRRFAFPLRQRHARDYVQPGVALVADAAHTLHPLAGQGINLGLQDVAVLAREVLMGYRRGISPGQLDLLQRYQRQRKGENLLMMSTMEGFKRLFEQEALPLRWLRNAGLHAVDQLRPVKRELMRRAMGVA from the coding sequence ATGGTTGAACCCGGGTATTACGATGTAGTGATTGTGGGCGCGGGTATCGCCGGCAGTGCGTTGGCGGTGGCTCTGAGCGGTGAGGGTTTGTCTATCGCACTGGTTGAGGCGCAGCCGCTGACTCGAACACCCCTCCCGACAGGGCTGGCCCTGGACAGCTTTGATCCCCGCGTCAGCGCACTGACACCCCGCTCGCAGGCGTTGCTTGACAACTTGGGCGCTTGGGATGTCATCGTCGACTATCGCAGTTGCCGCTACCGACACATGACCGTTTGGGATGCCGAAGGAACAGGTCAGGTAGAATTTGATTGCGCAGACGTCGATGCTGAGCAACTCGGTTACATCGTGGAAAATCGCGCTATAGTCGATGCTCTCGTTGCGCAGATTGAAACCGCGGGCGACGTTTCGGTACTGAGTCCTGCCCGACTGCAGGCCTGTAACCGGCAGGCCTCAGGGCGCATGGTGCTGTCTATGGAGGATGGCATGTCACTGCAGGCGGGGTTGATCGTCGCCGCTGATGGTGCCCAGTCCCGGGTGCGGGAAATGATGAATTTTCGCTTACGGGAGTGGGACTACGGCCACCACGGTATTGTATGTACCGTGCAGTTAGAGAAATCTCACGAGGAAACTGCGTGGCAGCGCTTCCTGCCTTCCGGGCCGCTGGCATTGCTGCCGCTGCCGAGTACTGCCGAGCAGCATTTCTGTTCCATTGTGTGGTCACTGCAGGACGAACACGTGGATACTATCATGGCTTTGGATGACAAGGCGTTTTGCCGGACGCTGCAGCAGGCCTCTGAAATGCGACTGGGTAAGGTAACAGGCTGTACACGGCGCTTTGCTTTCCCCCTGCGGCAGAGACATGCGCGGGACTATGTGCAGCCGGGTGTCGCGCTGGTGGCCGATGCCGCACACACCCTTCATCCGTTGGCCGGTCAAGGGATCAACCTTGGTTTGCAGGATGTGGCGGTATTGGCAAGGGAGGTGCTGATGGGCTACCGCCGTGGAATCAGCCCGGGGCAGCTTGACCTGCTGCAGCGCTACCAGCGCCAACGCAAGGGCGAAAACCTGTTGATGATGTCGACTATGGAGGGCTTTAAGCGCCTGTTCGAGCAGGAGGCACTGCCACTGCGATGGTTGCGCAACGCCGGGCTACACGCAGTTGACCAGCTCCGCCCCGTCAAGCGTGAGCTGATGCGTCGTGCCATGGGTGTGGCGTGA
- the ubiH gene encoding 2-octaprenyl-6-methoxyphenyl hydroxylase, whose product MFANVDIVIAGGGMVGVSLALQLDALLPSDISIVLVEGFRLPDPETSDATEYHPSFDARSTALSYSSRLIYERMQVWDALQSWLCPIESIHVSSRGRFGSAVMQAQEYDWPALGYVVENAWLGRSLLQALYRRDRVQVCSPAKVIAVEASEAGVRLGLDGPLSQLDAGLLLVADGSDSGLRQQLGVAVSEKSYGQHALVANVSFAEPHRGCAYERFTPDGPLALLPLLPSDDANRCALVWTLPPAEAQQLLACPQDEFLQALQARFGYRLGRLQQAGERYSYGLSLLQANEQVRQGVVVMGNAAHALHPVAGQGFNLALRDVAELGRVLCEGLAAGLPVGDLDMLQRYQQRQSADQYKTIQLSDRLPGLFMHQDPLLGLGRDLALAGLDILPGLKREFVRHAAGVAGPGGGLNG is encoded by the coding sequence ATGTTTGCGAACGTTGATATTGTGATTGCTGGCGGGGGTATGGTTGGTGTCAGTCTTGCACTGCAACTCGATGCCTTGTTGCCATCGGATATCTCTATCGTACTGGTTGAGGGTTTTCGCCTACCCGACCCTGAGACGTCTGATGCAACAGAGTACCATCCCTCCTTCGACGCGCGCTCCACCGCTCTCAGCTACAGTTCTCGCCTAATCTATGAGCGCATGCAGGTTTGGGATGCACTGCAGTCGTGGCTTTGTCCGATCGAGAGTATTCATGTGTCCAGCCGGGGTCGCTTCGGTAGTGCGGTGATGCAGGCGCAGGAATACGATTGGCCCGCTTTGGGCTACGTGGTCGAGAATGCCTGGTTGGGGCGATCACTGCTGCAGGCACTCTATCGCAGGGATCGCGTGCAGGTCTGCAGTCCCGCCAAGGTCATTGCGGTCGAGGCGTCAGAGGCGGGCGTCAGGCTGGGCCTCGACGGACCTCTATCCCAGCTGGACGCGGGCCTGCTGCTGGTGGCCGATGGATCAGATTCCGGTTTGCGGCAGCAGTTGGGTGTCGCGGTGAGTGAGAAGTCCTATGGCCAGCATGCACTGGTTGCCAATGTGTCATTCGCAGAACCACATCGCGGCTGCGCGTACGAACGCTTCACCCCGGACGGACCTCTCGCTCTTTTGCCTCTGTTGCCGTCGGACGATGCCAACCGTTGCGCGCTGGTGTGGACTCTGCCTCCGGCAGAGGCACAGCAGTTGCTTGCGTGTCCGCAGGATGAATTCCTGCAGGCACTGCAGGCGCGCTTCGGTTATCGCCTGGGCCGTCTGCAGCAGGCGGGTGAGCGCTATAGCTATGGTTTGTCGCTGTTGCAGGCGAATGAACAGGTGCGCCAGGGTGTCGTGGTTATGGGGAATGCGGCTCATGCGCTGCACCCGGTTGCGGGGCAGGGCTTTAACCTGGCCCTGCGTGACGTGGCGGAGTTGGGTCGCGTGCTTTGCGAGGGTTTGGCTGCGGGTTTACCCGTCGGCGATCTGGACATGTTGCAGCGCTATCAGCAACGCCAGTCGGCAGACCAGTATAAGACGATCCAGCTGAGCGATCGCCTGCCGGGGCTGTTTATGCATCAGGATCCGTTGTTGGGCTTGGGGCGTGACCTGGCCTTGGCGGGGCTCGATATCCTGCCCGGGCTGAAGCGTGAGTTTGTGCGCCACGCAGCGGGAGTTGCCGGCCCGGGTGGAGGACTTAATGGTTGA
- the pepP gene encoding Xaa-Pro aminopeptidase, with protein MSISKTEFARRRKNLMALMEADSIAIIPSAREQQRSRDTAYPFRQDSDFFYLSGIDEPESVLVLLPGRRHGQFLVFCRERDKKMELWHGGRVGPEGMCEHHGADDAFPIGDIDDILPGLLEGRNRVYYSMGRRAEFDGQIMAWVNRIRGMESTGAIPPGEFTDLDHMLHELRLFKSAAELRLMRKAAEITTRAHCRVMQSCRPGMFEYQLEAGLQHEFSMSGARYAAYPSIVGGGQNACVMHYVDNSDKLRDGDLVLIDAGCELENYASDVTRTFPVNGTFSAAQRALYDLVLSAQLAAIEEVKPGNHWNQPHDASVLILTEGLVQLGLLKGSVAALVKEEAYRPYYMHRVGHWLGLDVHDVGDYRVAEEWRVLEPGMVMTVEPGLYIPVDDLSVAKKWRGIGIRIEDDVLVTEEGCEVMTAWAPKTTKEIEALMAA; from the coding sequence ATGAGCATTAGCAAGACGGAGTTCGCCCGCCGACGGAAAAATCTTATGGCCCTTATGGAGGCCGATAGCATCGCTATAATCCCTTCCGCCAGAGAGCAACAGCGCAGTCGGGATACCGCTTACCCTTTCCGCCAGGACAGCGATTTTTTTTATCTTTCGGGTATCGATGAGCCGGAGTCGGTACTCGTGCTGTTGCCCGGGCGTCGTCATGGACAGTTTCTCGTATTTTGCCGGGAGCGTGACAAAAAAATGGAACTCTGGCACGGCGGCCGCGTGGGCCCCGAGGGCATGTGTGAACACCATGGCGCGGACGACGCATTTCCGATCGGGGACATAGACGACATACTCCCCGGGTTGCTGGAAGGGCGCAATCGCGTTTACTACTCAATGGGGCGCCGGGCGGAGTTTGACGGGCAGATCATGGCTTGGGTGAACCGGATTCGCGGTATGGAGTCCACTGGTGCGATACCGCCGGGGGAGTTCACGGATCTGGACCACATGTTGCATGAGTTGCGCTTGTTCAAGAGCGCCGCCGAGTTGCGCCTGATGCGCAAGGCCGCAGAAATCACGACGCGGGCGCATTGCCGCGTGATGCAAAGTTGTCGACCGGGTATGTTCGAGTATCAGTTAGAGGCGGGCTTGCAACACGAATTTTCCATGTCCGGAGCACGTTATGCGGCTTATCCAAGTATTGTCGGAGGAGGGCAGAACGCCTGCGTAATGCACTATGTCGATAATAGCGACAAGCTGCGTGACGGCGACTTGGTATTGATCGATGCGGGCTGCGAACTGGAAAACTATGCCTCGGATGTCACCCGGACTTTTCCTGTGAACGGCACATTCAGCGCCGCACAGCGCGCTCTTTACGACCTCGTGCTCTCGGCCCAGTTGGCGGCGATAGAGGAAGTGAAGCCCGGTAACCACTGGAACCAGCCGCACGACGCCAGCGTTTTGATACTGACGGAGGGGCTGGTGCAGCTGGGTTTGCTGAAGGGCAGTGTTGCAGCGCTCGTCAAGGAAGAGGCTTACCGTCCTTATTACATGCACCGTGTCGGCCACTGGCTCGGGCTGGATGTGCATGATGTGGGGGACTACCGTGTCGCCGAAGAATGGCGCGTGTTAGAACCCGGCATGGTCATGACAGTGGAGCCCGGTCTCTATATTCCTGTAGATGACCTCAGCGTGGCAAAAAAGTGGCGTGGCATTGGTATTCGAATCGAGGATGATGTGCTGGTCACGGAGGAGGGTTGTGAGGTAATGACGGCGTGGGCACCGAAAACCACAAAGGAGATAGAGGCGCTAATGGCGGCCTGA
- a CDS encoding UPF0149 family protein — protein MYDETNEGVVVFDFDELADHLLEQGTLVSPSQLHGCLCGLLSAGAPPMAEYGLDALAQALDLVVHGELAGRVMQLYSASGAALQDEEFTFYPLLPAEETDISERTLALAAWCEGFLTGFAYAAAGEDQSGKTFSEPCSEALRDIAALAQAEAAEDEIDDEAEENYAELVEYLRIAVINVYLENGAEPQDHASHPGTSPLH, from the coding sequence ATGTACGACGAGACAAATGAAGGGGTCGTAGTCTTTGACTTCGACGAACTGGCTGATCATCTGTTGGAGCAGGGCACGCTGGTTTCGCCTTCCCAGTTGCACGGTTGCTTGTGTGGTTTGCTCAGCGCCGGTGCGCCGCCGATGGCGGAATACGGTCTCGACGCACTGGCGCAGGCGCTGGATCTGGTCGTGCACGGGGAGCTCGCCGGACGGGTCATGCAACTTTACAGTGCCTCGGGTGCGGCCCTGCAGGATGAAGAGTTCACTTTTTATCCGCTGCTGCCCGCCGAGGAAACAGACATTTCCGAAAGAACGTTGGCACTGGCGGCCTGGTGTGAAGGATTTTTAACGGGTTTTGCCTATGCCGCGGCCGGTGAAGATCAATCAGGCAAGACGTTCTCTGAACCCTGTAGTGAGGCGTTGAGGGATATCGCCGCGCTAGCGCAGGCAGAGGCCGCTGAGGATGAAATCGATGATGAGGCTGAGGAAAATTACGCCGAACTCGTCGAGTACCTGCGTATCGCCGTCATCAATGTGTACCTGGAAAATGGAGCAGAGCCGCAAGATCATGCTAGTCATCCCGGCACGTCTCCGCTGCACTAA
- a CDS encoding TIGR02449 family protein — MSGNQLKDLEKKLDELIALCRELNLENGALKAEVAGWRDERKDLMDKNELARTKVEAMIDRLRSME, encoded by the coding sequence ATGTCCGGCAACCAACTCAAAGACCTTGAAAAAAAGCTCGACGAGCTTATCGCCCTGTGCAGGGAACTCAATTTAGAAAACGGCGCGTTAAAAGCCGAAGTGGCCGGCTGGCGAGACGAGCGCAAGGACTTAATGGACAAAAACGAATTGGCGCGCACCAAGGTCGAAGCCATGATTGACCGTTTGCGCTCGATGGAGTAA
- a CDS encoding cell division protein ZapA: MTNKNNTVTVKILEKDYQVACPEEQEAQLIMSAQYLDKQMRGIRDSGKVIGVERIAVMAALNIGYELLSATDGSSAQPGTESVKRINHKLDEALHDLRQLEIG, translated from the coding sequence GTGACGAATAAGAACAATACGGTAACTGTAAAAATTCTTGAGAAAGACTACCAGGTCGCCTGCCCGGAAGAGCAGGAAGCGCAGCTCATCATGTCTGCTCAGTATCTGGATAAACAAATGCGTGGCATCCGCGACAGCGGCAAGGTCATTGGTGTTGAACGCATCGCCGTTATGGCCGCATTGAATATAGGCTATGAATTACTCTCAGCCACTGACGGCAGCAGCGCGCAACCGGGCACCGAGTCAGTGAAGCGAATCAATCATAAACTGGACGAGGCACTACACGACTTGCGCCAGCTGGAAATTGGTTAG
- a CDS encoding 5-formyltetrahydrofolate cyclo-ligase, whose translation MPDIQQRKVELRRTLRQRRAALTKQQQLTAAADLQQAVRQLTAWNAATRIALYIASDGEIDPALLAQQARESGKDVFLPVIGPDKSLAFALWQPQDNLKDNHYNIPEPMPDAKRCELAQLDILFLPLVGWDEGGRRLGMGGGFYDRALTTDSGPVLVGLAHECQRLERVPVTEQDVSMDFVATNAALHHCKENTV comes from the coding sequence ATGCCAGATATACAGCAGCGCAAAGTCGAATTACGCCGCACACTTCGCCAGCGGCGAGCGGCCCTCACTAAGCAGCAACAGCTAACCGCTGCAGCAGATCTCCAGCAGGCCGTTCGTCAACTGACCGCCTGGAACGCCGCGACTCGTATCGCTCTCTATATTGCCAGTGATGGCGAAATAGACCCCGCACTCCTCGCACAGCAAGCAAGGGAATCCGGCAAAGACGTTTTTCTACCCGTCATCGGTCCTGACAAGTCACTGGCGTTTGCGCTGTGGCAACCGCAGGACAATTTAAAGGACAACCACTACAACATCCCAGAGCCAATGCCTGACGCCAAACGATGCGAACTGGCGCAACTGGATATACTGTTTCTACCTCTGGTTGGCTGGGATGAGGGGGGGCGTCGGTTGGGAATGGGCGGTGGGTTCTATGACCGGGCACTGACGACTGATTCGGGCCCCGTTCTGGTCGGGTTGGCCCACGAATGCCAGCGACTCGAGCGAGTCCCGGTAACTGAGCAGGATGTCTCGATGGATTTTGTCGCGACCAATGCTGCCCTGCATCACTGCAAGGAAAACACAGTCTAG